A window of Costertonia aggregata contains these coding sequences:
- a CDS encoding DUF5689 domain-containing protein, which produces MINKISYSKIIFGLLAIITIYACVKDRNFDAPKQSCVSEIVANATFAEVKNLYTDETVQIQEDLIIEGYVVSSDKAGNFFSVLHFQDSPVNPGEGFQIEIDVRDTHLFYPIGSKIFIKLKGLYLGKSKDVFKIGGVFSAFGNISVGRLPAAVVDNHLFVACNDISEIVPTIVDIGILDETLTNTLVQCNDLEILETELDRPFAIEREETERTLIDCNDNELILVNSGFSDFRSETLPQGNGSIIGVLLRDNDEYRLAIRDLDDIDLTGERCADLIDEFTSTRVFISELADPNNNAGARFVELYNAATADLSLKGWTLRRYTNANTEVSSTIDLSGLIITAESTLVISPNATEFELVYGFAPNLGVGTNSPADSNGDDNLELVDPFGTVIDVFGVVGEDGSGTDHEFEDGRAVRNVDIVEANALYTFGEWTIFNDTGGSGTINDPQNAPDDFTPGTRN; this is translated from the coding sequence ATGATTAATAAGATATCGTATAGTAAAATTATTTTTGGCCTTTTGGCCATTATAACTATATACGCCTGCGTAAAGGACCGTAATTTCGATGCTCCAAAACAGTCCTGCGTTTCGGAAATTGTAGCCAATGCGACCTTTGCCGAAGTTAAAAACCTGTATACAGATGAGACTGTTCAAATTCAAGAAGATTTGATTATTGAAGGATATGTGGTCTCATCGGACAAGGCGGGGAACTTTTTTAGTGTTCTACATTTTCAGGATAGCCCTGTAAACCCCGGCGAAGGGTTTCAGATAGAGATTGATGTTAGGGATACCCATTTGTTCTACCCTATCGGGAGTAAGATTTTTATAAAGTTAAAAGGCCTGTATTTAGGAAAAAGTAAAGATGTTTTTAAGATAGGTGGGGTTTTCAGTGCCTTTGGCAATATCTCGGTAGGCAGATTGCCTGCCGCAGTGGTAGATAATCACCTTTTTGTAGCGTGTAACGATATATCAGAAATAGTTCCCACAATAGTAGATATAGGTATTTTGGATGAAACGCTAACAAACACTTTGGTACAATGTAATGATTTGGAAATCTTGGAAACCGAACTCGACCGGCCTTTTGCTATTGAACGGGAAGAAACCGAACGAACGTTGATCGATTGTAATGATAATGAACTTATACTGGTTAATAGTGGTTTTTCAGATTTTAGATCGGAAACCTTACCGCAAGGCAACGGTAGTATTATTGGAGTTCTTTTGCGTGACAACGATGAATATCGGCTTGCCATACGTGATTTGGATGATATTGATCTTACTGGGGAACGTTGCGCCGATCTTATAGATGAATTTACATCTACCCGAGTCTTTATTTCAGAATTGGCTGACCCGAACAATAATGCCGGGGCACGATTTGTAGAACTATATAATGCTGCTACCGCCGATTTATCATTAAAAGGTTGGACCCTGCGTAGGTATACCAATGCAAATACGGAAGTCAGTTCTACGATAGATTTATCGGGGCTGATCATTACCGCTGAGAGTACTTTGGTAATTTCACCCAATGCGACCGAGTTTGAGCTGGTCTATGGTTTTGCACCAAATTTAGGAGTAGGCACCAATAGCCCGGCAGATTCCAATGGGGATGATAATCTAGAGCTTGTAGACCCCTTCGGGACCGTTATAGATGTTTTTGGGGTCGTAGGGGAAGATGGCTCGGGGACCGATCATGAATTTGAAGATGGTAGGGCTGTACGTAATGTTGACATTGTTGAGGCAAACGCCTTATATACTTTTGGCGAATGGACTATTTTTAACGATACAGGGGGTTCGGGTACGATCAACGATCCGCAAAATGCACCAGATGATTTTACCCCCGGTACAAGAAATTAA
- a CDS encoding response regulator produces the protein MGKFKTVCIIDDDEISVFGLKRYMSQVDFCENLLVFKDGEEALQELKKHILDNRALPDAIFVDLHMPMLDGWEFIEEFSRLQQNTILLKNIYILSSSVDKKNIEKAKKFGLEGNYLIKPITPEILKGFVS, from the coding sequence ATGGGAAAATTCAAGACCGTTTGTATTATTGATGATGACGAAATTTCCGTTTTTGGACTAAAAAGATATATGTCACAAGTTGATTTTTGTGAAAATCTTTTGGTTTTTAAAGATGGTGAAGAAGCATTACAAGAATTGAAAAAACATATTCTTGATAACAGGGCACTACCCGACGCCATTTTTGTGGATCTACATATGCCCATGCTCGATGGTTGGGAATTTATTGAAGAATTTTCCAGGCTTCAACAAAACACCATCCTCTTAAAAAACATTTATATCTTATCTTCTTCCGTTGATAAAAAAAACATTGAAAAAGCCAAAAAATTTGGCCTTGAAGGCAATTATCTCATAAAACCTATAACGCCCGAAATTCTTAAGGGCTTCGTATCGTGA
- a CDS encoding response regulator encodes MRKLDTSCIIDDDPIFIYGTKRIMKEVDFCNDILVYNNGQDAIDGLNELTSQGKELPSVIFLDLNMPIMNGWEFLDDFTKIPNHNREKVTVYIISSSVDPRDLERIKDYEVVNNYILKPISPKDLENILDSVA; translated from the coding sequence ATGAGAAAATTAGATACCAGTTGTATTATTGATGATGATCCCATTTTTATTTACGGGACAAAAAGAATCATGAAAGAGGTCGACTTTTGTAATGATATATTAGTTTACAATAACGGTCAAGATGCCATTGATGGTCTGAATGAATTGACCTCACAAGGGAAAGAACTACCCTCGGTCATATTTTTGGATTTAAATATGCCCATCATGAACGGATGGGAATTTTTGGATGATTTCACCAAAATACCAAATCATAACAGGGAAAAAGTTACGGTGTACATTATTAGTTCCTCTGTTGACCCAAGGGATTTGGAGCGCATCAAAGACTATGAGGTAGTCAACAACTATATTTTAAAACCTATTTCACCAAAAGATTTGGAAAATATATTGGATTCGGTGGCATAA
- a CDS encoding PAS domain-containing sensor histidine kinase: METLSINFLIKDSPTAVAILDNDMRFISHSNIWLQEFNIKDKVIIGKSYYDVIQNTPQEIKDIHQECLKGTSNTNKGKKFIYPDGTIRWFKWKINAWKNEDESVGGLIVIHEDITKHKKREELLKIAESVGRIGGWELDLKTNVVYWTKVTKEIHEVPEDYMPSLEEGINFYKEGEYRQLIGKLVGEAISYGKPWDTELIIVTAKGNEIWVRAKGEVETIDGKCVRLLGTFQDIDERKRAELEFKAATERLAIATKGANVGIWDYDIVKNELVWDDNMYRLYGIKKEDFNGVYEAWQAGLHPDDKEQGDKEIALAISGEKEFDTEFRVVWPNGEIRYIKANAVTQRDNEGRAIKMIGTNWDITESVRAELKNKEISERLHVATRAANIGIWDYKINEKLVVCNDYMYDMYDIPKNSSNLLNEWMHRIHPEDKERIHDELEMTIAYDKPFNTQFRGIRPNGDIIHIIAFGEAQKGKDGKVRNIIGANWDITELKTTKLQLERVQESFKGTFENSAVGMALVSLDGKWISVNKGLCDSLGYTEKELLQMTFQELTFPEDLNTDLKLLQQVVDGKISTYQIEKRYYHKKGDLMHAILTVTAVKDIEGKLSHFISQILDISSRIHAENRTKKLLDVTKEQNESLLNFAHIVSHNLRSHSSNLSMLSGFLASENDADERKNLMNMLNNASESLAETVMHLNEVVQVKVGASEKIKNVNIHRTLKNVEKNLSVLLKEKDVVYSINVPHDLKIKGIPAYFDSIFLNLFSNSVKYAAPERQLFIKIDAVVKDDVVTIAFEDNGIGIDLERHGKKLFGMYKTFHRNKDAKGIGLFITKNQVEAMNGSIEVKSRVDQGTTFLLTFSKI, encoded by the coding sequence TTGGAAACTCTATCCATCAACTTCCTTATCAAGGATTCCCCTACCGCTGTCGCCATTCTTGATAACGACATGCGTTTCATAAGCCATTCGAACATTTGGCTGCAAGAATTCAATATCAAAGACAAGGTAATAATAGGCAAATCCTATTATGATGTTATACAGAATACTCCACAAGAGATCAAAGACATACACCAGGAATGCTTAAAAGGAACTTCCAATACGAATAAAGGTAAAAAATTTATATACCCAGACGGTACCATAAGATGGTTTAAATGGAAAATCAATGCCTGGAAAAACGAAGATGAATCTGTTGGTGGGTTAATAGTGATTCATGAAGATATCACGAAACATAAAAAAAGGGAAGAACTATTAAAAATAGCGGAGAGTGTTGGCCGAATAGGGGGTTGGGAATTGGATTTAAAAACCAATGTTGTTTATTGGACCAAGGTAACCAAAGAAATTCACGAAGTACCCGAAGATTATATGCCCAGTCTAGAAGAGGGTATAAATTTTTATAAGGAAGGAGAGTATCGACAACTCATCGGCAAGCTTGTCGGGGAAGCCATTAGTTATGGCAAACCATGGGATACCGAGTTGATCATCGTTACGGCAAAAGGCAACGAAATTTGGGTTCGTGCCAAAGGAGAAGTTGAAACAATCGATGGAAAATGTGTACGCCTTTTAGGAACCTTTCAAGATATTGACGAAAGAAAGCGGGCCGAATTGGAATTTAAAGCCGCCACAGAAAGATTGGCCATTGCCACAAAAGGTGCCAATGTGGGTATATGGGACTATGACATTGTTAAAAATGAATTGGTTTGGGACGATAACATGTATCGCCTTTACGGGATTAAAAAAGAAGACTTTAATGGTGTATATGAAGCTTGGCAAGCTGGACTACACCCCGATGACAAAGAACAGGGAGACAAAGAAATCGCCTTGGCCATTTCGGGAGAAAAAGAATTCGATACCGAATTTAGGGTAGTCTGGCCCAATGGGGAAATAAGATACATCAAAGCAAATGCCGTAACCCAGAGAGATAATGAAGGCCGAGCCATAAAAATGATAGGCACCAATTGGGACATTACCGAAAGCGTACGCGCAGAATTAAAAAATAAAGAAATATCCGAACGACTGCATGTAGCGACCAGGGCTGCAAACATAGGTATATGGGATTACAAAATAAATGAAAAACTGGTGGTCTGCAATGATTACATGTATGACATGTACGATATTCCCAAAAACTCTTCCAATCTATTGAACGAATGGATGCATCGGATACATCCTGAAGACAAAGAGAGAATTCATGATGAACTTGAAATGACCATTGCGTATGATAAACCTTTCAATACACAATTCAGAGGTATTAGGCCAAATGGCGATATCATACATATAATTGCCTTTGGTGAGGCGCAAAAAGGAAAAGATGGCAAGGTCAGAAATATTATTGGGGCAAATTGGGACATTACCGAACTAAAGACCACGAAATTACAGTTAGAAAGAGTTCAAGAATCTTTTAAGGGTACTTTTGAAAACTCAGCTGTGGGTATGGCCCTGGTAAGTTTGGATGGTAAATGGATTTCGGTAAACAAAGGGTTATGTGACAGCTTGGGATATACCGAAAAAGAACTACTTCAAATGACTTTTCAGGAATTGACGTTTCCCGAAGATCTGAACACCGATCTAAAATTACTTCAACAAGTCGTTGATGGGAAAATATCTACCTATCAAATCGAAAAACGGTATTATCATAAAAAAGGGGATTTAATGCATGCTATACTCACGGTCACAGCCGTAAAAGATATTGAAGGAAAACTATCTCATTTTATATCGCAGATTTTGGATATAAGTTCCAGGATACATGCAGAAAACCGTACCAAAAAATTATTGGATGTTACTAAAGAACAAAATGAAAGCCTTTTGAACTTTGCGCACATCGTATCCCATAACTTGAGGTCGCACTCCAGCAACTTATCTATGTTATCTGGTTTTTTGGCATCTGAAAATGATGCCGATGAGCGTAAAAACCTTATGAACATGCTTAATAACGCTTCGGAAAGCCTTGCCGAAACGGTTATGCACTTAAACGAAGTAGTACAGGTAAAAGTAGGTGCATCGGAAAAAATTAAAAATGTAAATATCCACAGAACCTTAAAAAATGTAGAGAAAAATTTGAGTGTACTTCTAAAAGAAAAAGATGTAGTTTATTCAATAAACGTTCCCCACGATTTAAAAATAAAGGGAATTCCGGCGTATTTTGATAGTATTTTCCTTAATTTGTTTTCAAATAGTGTAAAATATGCAGCTCCCGAACGACAGCTTTTTATAAAAATAGATGCTGTTGTAAAAGATGATGTTGTGACAATTGCCTTTGAGGATAATGGTATTGGCATTGATCTGGAAAGACACGGGAAGAAACTTTTTGGCATGTACAAAACTTTTCACAGAAATAAAGATGCAAAGGGCATAGGGCTTTTTATCACAAAAAACCAAGTAGAGGCCATGAACGGCAGTATTGAAGTTAAAAGTAGGGTTGATCAAGGCACCACTTTTTTATTAACGTTTAGCAAAATATAA
- the katG gene encoding catalase/peroxidase HPI: MDNNKNNDSHGNAWDINDSSKCPYLGGTMKQTAGGGTTNLDWWPNQLRLNVLRQNSELSNPMDEDFDYAKEFESLDLAEVKKDIVEVLTTSQDWWPADYGHYGPFMIRMAWHSAGTYRIGDGRGGAGSGSQRFAPLNSWPDNGNLDKARLLLWPIKKKYGRKLSWADLMILTGNCALESMGFKTFGFAGGREDIWQPEEDIYWGSETEWMGNEERFSDGEYVLEANLGASHMGLIYVNPEGPNGESNPLGTAKLMRETFGRMAMNDEETVALTIGGHTFGKAHGAANPDEYVGAEPAGASIVEQSMGWKNSFGTGVLDDTITSGIEGAWTPNPTQWDHDYLKMLLGYEWELTKSPAGANQWRPTAESAAKQAPRAGDASQTQELMMTDADMALKLDPDYLKISQRFYENPEELEDAFARAWFKLTHRDMGPISRYLGPEVPEEELIWQDPIPKVDHELINEADVAELKKRLLASGLSISQLVTTAWASASTYRDSDKRGGANGARIRLEPQKNWEVNNPAELSKVLEVLEGIQKEFNDAQSGNKRVSLADLIVLGGSAGIEEAAKNAGHSIEVPFTPGRMDASQEQTDAYSFEALEPAADGFRNYKNPDFKASAEALMVDRAQLMTLTAPEMTVLVGGMRVLDTNYNKSRHGVFTDRRGELTNDFFVNLLDLSVQWEDTSDDETLFAGRDRKTGAIKWTGTRADLIFGSNTELRSYAEVYACSDSEKKFVKDFVAAWTKVMNLDRFDLA, translated from the coding sequence ATGGACAACAACAAAAACAATGATTCTCATGGCAATGCATGGGATATCAATGATTCAAGCAAATGCCCTTACCTGGGCGGAACCATGAAACAGACTGCTGGGGGGGGAACTACTAATTTGGATTGGTGGCCAAACCAGTTGAGGCTTAATGTACTTCGTCAAAATTCAGAACTGTCCAATCCCATGGATGAAGATTTTGATTATGCCAAAGAATTTGAATCTTTGGATTTGGCGGAAGTAAAAAAAGATATTGTTGAAGTCTTGACTACTTCTCAAGATTGGTGGCCAGCCGATTATGGACATTACGGACCTTTTATGATACGCATGGCATGGCACAGTGCGGGAACGTATCGTATAGGGGATGGCCGTGGAGGTGCCGGTTCAGGTTCACAGCGATTTGCCCCGTTGAACAGTTGGCCGGATAATGGTAACTTGGATAAGGCAAGATTGCTTCTTTGGCCCATAAAAAAGAAATATGGCAGAAAACTTTCCTGGGCAGATTTAATGATTCTTACCGGTAACTGCGCTTTAGAATCCATGGGATTTAAAACTTTTGGTTTTGCCGGGGGGCGTGAAGATATATGGCAGCCCGAAGAAGATATTTATTGGGGTTCCGAAACCGAATGGATGGGCAACGAAGAGCGTTTCTCAGACGGGGAATATGTATTGGAGGCGAATCTCGGGGCTTCACACATGGGATTGATCTATGTAAACCCAGAAGGCCCAAATGGGGAATCAAACCCCTTGGGTACGGCAAAACTAATGAGAGAGACTTTTGGCCGTATGGCCATGAACGATGAGGAAACCGTGGCGTTGACCATTGGAGGACACACTTTTGGTAAGGCGCATGGTGCTGCCAATCCCGATGAATATGTGGGTGCAGAACCCGCAGGGGCAAGTATTGTGGAACAAAGCATGGGTTGGAAAAACTCCTTTGGAACTGGCGTTTTGGATGATACCATTACCAGTGGTATCGAGGGGGCCTGGACACCCAACCCTACACAATGGGACCATGACTATCTAAAAATGCTATTGGGTTACGAATGGGAGCTGACCAAAAGTCCGGCAGGGGCCAACCAATGGAGACCAACTGCCGAATCGGCTGCAAAACAGGCTCCAAGGGCAGGTGATGCCTCCCAAACGCAGGAGTTGATGATGACCGATGCTGATATGGCCTTAAAATTAGACCCTGACTACTTGAAAATTTCACAGCGCTTTTATGAAAATCCTGAAGAATTGGAAGATGCCTTTGCCCGTGCTTGGTTTAAACTAACGCATAGGGATATGGGCCCTATTTCTCGTTATTTGGGACCAGAGGTGCCCGAAGAAGAATTGATTTGGCAAGACCCAATACCAAAAGTTGACCATGAGTTGATAAATGAAGCTGATGTTGCTGAGTTGAAAAAACGACTCTTGGCCTCTGGATTATCGATATCGCAATTGGTCACGACCGCTTGGGCTTCGGCCTCTACATATCGCGATTCAGATAAAAGGGGAGGTGCCAATGGTGCACGCATCCGTCTTGAACCACAAAAAAATTGGGAAGTGAACAACCCCGCTGAGCTTTCCAAAGTGTTGGAAGTACTTGAGGGAATCCAAAAGGAATTTAATGATGCGCAATCCGGGAACAAAAGGGTTTCATTGGCAGATTTAATAGTTCTTGGCGGAAGTGCCGGAATAGAAGAAGCTGCAAAAAATGCAGGCCATAGCATTGAAGTACCTTTTACACCTGGGCGAATGGATGCCTCCCAAGAACAAACCGATGCATATTCATTTGAAGCCCTTGAACCTGCTGCTGATGGATTCAGGAACTATAAGAACCCAGATTTTAAAGCTTCAGCAGAGGCATTAATGGTAGACAGGGCTCAATTAATGACACTAACCGCTCCTGAAATGACCGTTTTGGTTGGTGGTATGCGCGTTCTTGATACAAATTACAATAAGTCCAGACATGGGGTCTTTACCGACCGTCGTGGGGAATTGACCAATGATTTCTTCGTAAACCTACTTGATTTGAGCGTCCAATGGGAAGATACATCCGATGATGAGACACTTTTTGCAGGACGAGACCGCAAAACAGGTGCGATAAAATGGACCGGAACACGCGCAGATCTAATTTTTGGATCCAATACAGAGCTGCGATCTTATGCCGAAGTATACGCTTGTAGCGATTCTGAAAAGAAGTTTGTAAAGGATTTTGTGGCTGCTTGGACAAAAGTGATGAACTTGGACCGCTTTGATTTGGCATAG
- a CDS encoding ankyrin repeat domain-containing protein has protein sequence MDSKTDIFFNEIRTGNKKAVQQMLLEIPDLIKAQDQRGSTPLVLCTYYNHIDMVDVLLDNGADINAKDASGNTALMGVCFKGFTKIAEKLISSGADVNTRNNMGATCLIYAVTFNNLDIAKLLLDNGADISIKDSKGNSALDHAKIQGSPTMIDLLEG, from the coding sequence ATGGATAGTAAAACAGATATATTCTTTAACGAAATAAGAACGGGAAATAAAAAAGCCGTACAACAAATGCTCTTGGAAATTCCAGATCTGATCAAAGCCCAGGATCAAAGGGGGAGCACACCTTTGGTACTATGTACATATTACAACCATATTGATATGGTAGATGTTCTATTGGATAACGGTGCCGATATAAATGCAAAGGATGCTTCGGGGAATACGGCACTCATGGGGGTATGTTTTAAGGGCTTTACTAAAATTGCGGAAAAACTCATATCCAGCGGAGCCGATGTCAATACACGAAATAACATGGGGGCCACTTGTTTGATATATGCGGTTACCTTCAATAATTTGGATATTGCCAAACTGTTATTGGACAATGGGGCTGACATTTCGATTAAGGATAGTAAGGGTAATTCGGCCTTGGACCATGCCAAAATACAAGGTTCGCCTACCATGATTGATTTACTAGAGGGTTGA
- a CDS encoding amidohydrolase, which yields MATELQIAIIQTSLFWENPEQNRKSISDKIDTISMETDMIVLPEMFTTGFTMSPQNIDKNEGKTTLKWMQEKARQQNSAIVGSIPFYTNGAYTNRLFFVEPNSQYHCYDKRHTFTLAGEDKVYRAGSERLIVNYKGFRICPLICYDLRFPVWARNTVDYDILIYVANWPKPRVTAWDTLLKARAIENMAYCIGVNRVGFDETGHEYSGHSAVYDTLGNDLCFSKKESVLTAKLSKEHISTTRNKLKFLADRDSFTLAP from the coding sequence ATGGCAACCGAACTTCAAATAGCAATAATACAGACCAGTTTATTTTGGGAGAATCCCGAACAGAATAGAAAATCTATTTCTGATAAAATCGATACTATTTCGATGGAAACGGACATGATTGTCCTACCTGAGATGTTTACTACAGGTTTTACGATGTCACCTCAAAACATTGATAAAAACGAAGGTAAAACCACATTAAAATGGATGCAAGAAAAAGCAAGGCAACAAAATTCGGCAATCGTTGGGAGTATACCATTTTATACAAACGGTGCATACACAAACCGGCTCTTTTTCGTTGAACCTAACTCACAATATCATTGTTACGATAAAAGGCATACGTTTACTTTGGCCGGGGAAGATAAAGTGTATAGAGCCGGTTCGGAAAGGCTTATCGTAAATTATAAAGGATTTAGAATATGCCCGTTGATCTGTTACGACCTTCGTTTTCCGGTATGGGCGAGAAATACGGTAGATTATGACATTTTAATCTATGTGGCCAATTGGCCAAAGCCTAGGGTAACCGCTTGGGACACGCTTTTGAAAGCGAGGGCCATAGAGAACATGGCTTATTGCATAGGCGTAAATAGAGTTGGTTTTGATGAAACGGGCCATGAATATTCTGGCCATTCCGCAGTTTACGATACTTTGGGGAATGACTTATGTTTTTCCAAAAAAGAGAGTGTCTTAACCGCTAAACTATCCAAAGAACATATCTCGACGACTAGAAATAAGCTAAAGTTTTTAGCTGATCGCGATAGTTTTACTCTGGCACCGTAA
- a CDS encoding Ig-like domain-containing protein, with protein sequence MLKRILAYFFLLFIVLAFFQCGRRGSPTGGPKDETPPVLIKTEPENLSVDFKAKKIRLYFDEYIKLEKIQDQLIISPPLKYQPIITPQGSASKYIEIVLKDTLKENTTYTFNFGQSIVDNNEGNPNSFLTYVFSTGPYVDSLKVSGVVKDAFDKEADDFISVMLYELDSTYTDSTIYQRPPNYITNTLDSTIIFNLNYLKAGDYALFAVKDQAKNNVFDQKADKIGFINDTVSLPTDSTYLLSLFKEIPDYNISVPSLAAKNRVIFGYQGNREDINIQPLTKLPDTVNTIIKKEKEKDTLNYWFTPFENDSLVFTVTNERLQLIDTFTVKNRKLALDSLRISSSASGKLNFGEPFYIEANIPIMAIDTAMMKMMNKDSINVTFDAILDSINNKVDIEFTLDPNESYALTLLPGALTDFFETQNDTLNYRLSTGSYADYGNLRINLAGNVQYPLIVQLTTEKGETKREIVATEPKPFEFANITPGNYMVRLIFDKNGNGAWDTGNYLKRIQPEKVRYLPKILEVRANWELDETFTVPE encoded by the coding sequence ATGTTAAAACGTATTTTAGCTTACTTTTTTCTTCTCTTCATCGTGTTGGCTTTTTTTCAATGTGGTAGACGGGGCAGCCCCACGGGAGGGCCAAAAGATGAAACACCACCTGTATTGATAAAAACCGAACCGGAAAACCTATCCGTAGATTTTAAGGCCAAAAAAATTCGCCTATATTTTGACGAGTATATCAAGTTAGAGAAAATACAGGACCAGCTTATCATCTCACCCCCTTTAAAATACCAACCCATAATAACGCCGCAAGGCAGTGCCAGCAAATACATCGAAATTGTATTGAAAGATACATTGAAAGAAAACACGACCTATACCTTCAACTTTGGGCAAAGTATAGTGGACAATAACGAGGGCAACCCCAATAGCTTTCTGACCTACGTTTTCTCAACCGGCCCATATGTAGATTCCTTGAAAGTCTCCGGAGTGGTAAAAGATGCTTTTGACAAAGAGGCAGACGATTTTATAAGTGTTATGCTCTATGAACTGGATAGTACGTATACCGACTCTACCATTTACCAAAGGCCCCCCAATTACATTACCAATACGTTGGACAGTACCATAATTTTTAACCTCAACTATCTAAAAGCGGGAGATTATGCCTTGTTTGCTGTAAAAGACCAGGCGAAAAACAACGTTTTTGACCAAAAAGCAGATAAAATCGGCTTTATAAACGATACTGTATCATTGCCTACCGATTCTACCTATTTATTGAGCCTGTTCAAGGAAATACCCGATTACAACATATCGGTACCAAGTTTGGCCGCAAAAAACAGGGTTATTTTTGGATATCAAGGAAACCGAGAAGATATTAACATACAACCATTGACGAAACTACCGGATACCGTTAATACCATAATCAAAAAAGAAAAGGAAAAAGATACTTTAAACTATTGGTTTACACCCTTTGAAAATGATTCCCTTGTTTTTACGGTCACCAATGAAAGACTACAGCTCATAGATACTTTTACCGTGAAAAACAGAAAGCTGGCCTTGGATTCATTACGAATTTCGTCAAGTGCAAGCGGTAAACTAAATTTTGGCGAGCCTTTTTATATTGAAGCCAATATTCCGATAATGGCAATAGATACGGCTATGATGAAGATGATGAATAAAGACTCAATTAATGTAACCTTTGACGCCATATTGGATAGTATCAACAATAAAGTGGATATTGAATTTACGTTGGACCCCAATGAAAGCTATGCACTTACCTTACTACCGGGAGCTTTGACCGATTTTTTTGAAACACAAAACGACACCTTAAATTACCGCCTTTCGACCGGTAGTTATGCCGACTATGGCAATCTACGCATAAACTTGGCCGGAAACGTTCAATACCCCCTTATAGTTCAATTAACGACCGAAAAAGGGGAAACCAAAAGGGAAATCGTAGCCACTGAACCCAAACCGTTTGAGTTTGCCAACATTACGCCCGGCAACTATATGGTACGGCTTATTTTTGATAAAAATGGCAACGGGGCTTGGGATACCGGTAATTATTTAAAACGCATACAACCAGAAAAAGTGAGGTATCTCCCCAAAATACTAGAAGTAAGGGCCAATTGGGAATTGGATGAAACCTTTACGGTGCCAGAGTAA
- a CDS encoding ComF family protein: MFFFIENGIVKNLIHNLKYKNQEQISGFLGDWYGEILKTDSGIAKIDFVIPVPLHKKKRRKRGYNQVDGFGKGIAHHLGAKFRDDLLLKTANTRTQTKKDRIFRWQNAQELYILNTVDILQNKNILLVDDVITTGATLEACSTALQQAKDVKIFIATMAVVPLF; this comes from the coding sequence TTGTTCTTTTTTATTGAAAATGGCATAGTAAAAAACCTCATTCATAACCTAAAATATAAAAACCAAGAGCAGATAAGTGGTTTTTTGGGCGATTGGTACGGAGAGATACTAAAAACCGACAGTGGGATAGCTAAAATAGATTTTGTGATTCCGGTACCCTTGCACAAGAAAAAAAGAAGAAAAAGAGGGTATAATCAAGTAGATGGTTTTGGGAAAGGGATTGCACACCATTTAGGGGCAAAATTTAGGGACGACCTATTGTTAAAAACTGCAAATACGCGTACCCAAACCAAAAAAGACAGAATATTCCGTTGGCAAAATGCACAGGAACTCTACATTTTGAATACTGTGGATATATTGCAAAACAAAAACATTTTACTCGTTGATGACGTTATTACAACGGGCGCTACCCTGGAAGCATGCTCTACGGCCTTGCAACAAGCTAAAGATGTTAAAATATTCATAGCTACAATGGCCGTTGTACCTTTATTTTAA